Proteins encoded by one window of Candidatus Cloacimonadota bacterium:
- a CDS encoding MlaD family protein, which yields MVSKAQKIRLGIFVITACVLLFALIALIVGKSLLNKQDTYYIAYKNVSVAGLNVGGAVQYHGIRIGRIEDLTIDPKDVSTVIVTLSVKQGTPIKKDVTAVLAAVGITGLKKVELIGGDIRAENLKPNSYITAGKSTLDKITGKAEVIAEKVEVILNNLAKMTGGENKENIEQVIDETRKSLTNLNDILTENRANFNSSMQNVSVISEEFALLMKNIREKSAQIDMATINETINNIDMTVKELNLSVKNINYTFGESREDIVYSIRLLKETMQNLNEFSRLIAEDPSNIFKKRGSTNYFGGSGE from the coding sequence TGCATTGATCGTGGGTAAATCATTATTGAACAAGCAGGATACATATTATATTGCTTATAAAAACGTCTCGGTTGCAGGATTAAATGTTGGTGGAGCGGTGCAATATCATGGGATTCGCATTGGGCGTATTGAGGATTTGACCATTGACCCCAAAGATGTCTCCACAGTAATCGTTACATTAAGCGTGAAGCAAGGAACCCCAATCAAGAAGGATGTAACGGCAGTTCTCGCTGCCGTTGGGATCACCGGCTTAAAAAAAGTCGAACTTATCGGGGGAGATATTCGGGCTGAAAATCTTAAACCGAATTCATATATTACCGCTGGTAAATCCACTTTGGATAAAATAACCGGCAAAGCGGAAGTGATTGCGGAAAAAGTTGAGGTTATTTTGAATAATTTAGCCAAAATGACCGGCGGAGAAAATAAGGAAAATATTGAGCAAGTAATTGACGAAACAAGAAAATCATTAACTAATCTGAATGATATTTTAACAGAAAATCGGGCAAACTTTAATAGCTCTATGCAAAATGTATCTGTTATTTCAGAAGAATTTGCTTTGCTTATGAAAAATATCCGCGAAAAATCAGCACAAATTGATATGGCAACAATAAATGAAACGATAAATAACATTGATATGACAGTGAAAGAGCTGAACCTTTCTGTCAAAAATATCAATTATACTTTTGGAGAAAGCCGAGAAGATATTGTATATTCTATCCGCCTTCTCAAAGAAACAATGCAGAATTTAAACGAATTTTCCCGTCTAATTGCCGAAGACCCATCTAATATATTTAAAAAGCGCGGTTCAACTAATTACTTTGGAGGTAGTGGAGAGTGA